A genomic window from Salvia miltiorrhiza cultivar Shanhuang (shh) chromosome 5, IMPLAD_Smil_shh, whole genome shotgun sequence includes:
- the LOC130986716 gene encoding D-2-hydroxyglutarate dehydrogenase, mitochondrial isoform X1, translating into MKYLTAATRLLRHSSRNLFDRRFNLKAFGSIRPSSSGRNYTSLRIYEQFMQDDYFHRKIMSKNFCFLRGSGVGILHCLGKFQNNGIGTHHRNLASTALIPERNKSFATINSDDISYFKKVLGGRGVVQDEEKLDDANTDWMRKYKGSSKLMLQPRSTQEVSQILDYCNSRCLAVVPQGGNTGLVGGSIPVHDEVIINIGSMNNILSFDKVSGILVCEAGCILENLISFLDNEGYIMPLDLGAKGSCQIGGNVSTNAGGLRLLRYGSLHGSVLGLEVVLANGTVLDMLGTLRKDNTGYDLKHLFIGSEGSLGIVTKVSILTPPKLSSVNLAFLACEDYLSCQKILLEAKRKLGEILSAFEFLDINAMDLVLKHIDGLRDPLPSSKHNFYVLIETTGSMESHDKEKLEAFLVQAIESELLTDGVVAQDINQASSFWRIREGVPEALLKEGATYKYDLSLPPEKMYDLVEEMRGRLGTTSNVVAYGHLGDGNLHLNISTQQYDDSILAKIEPFVYEWTSKQRGSISAEHGIGLMKASKIHYSKSAETVQVMAAIKKVLDPNGILNPYKVLPTSVLSQSGRHQPNKD; encoded by the exons ATGAAGTATTTGACAGCAGCGACTCGTCTACTCAGACATTCATCCAGAAACCTCTTCGATCGTCGCTTCAACCTTAAGGCTTTCGGTTCAATCCGCCCTTCGAGCTCAG GTCGTAATTACACATCTCTTCGGATTTATGAGCAGTTCATGCAAGATGATTACTTTCACAGAAAAATTATGTCGAAAAATTTTTGCTTTTTAAGAGGTTCTGGTGTTGGTATTCTACATTGCTTAGGTAAATTTCAGAACAATGGCATCGGAACACATCATAGAAATCTTGCTTCCACTGCCTTAATACCAGAGAGAAACAAGTCTTTTGCTACAATAAATTCAGATGATATAAGCTATTTCAAAAAAGTATTGGGTGGGAGAGGTGTGGTCCAGGACGAGGAAAAGCTGGATGATGCAAACACAGATTGGATGCGGAAGTACAAAGGCTCAAGTAAGCTTATGTTACAACCTCGAAGCACCCAGGAG GTTTCTCAGATTCTTGATTACTGTAATTCCAGATGCTTAGCTGTTGTACCCCAAGGTGGAAATACAGGTCTTGTGGGAGGAAGTATTCCTGTGCATGATGAG GTGATCATCAACATTGGCTCCATGAATAATATCCTTTCTTTTGACAAG GTTAGCGGCATACTGGTATGTGAAGCTGGATGCATTCTGGAAAACTTGATTTCGTTTCTCGATAATGAAGG ATATATTATGCCACTGGATTTGGGTGCTAAAGGAAGCTGCCAAATTGGTGGAAATGTTTCAACTAATGCTGGGGGCTTGCGCCTTCTCCGGTATGGTTCACTTCATGGAAGTGTTCTTG GTCTTGAAGTTGTTTTAGCTAATGGTACTGTGCTTGATATGCTTGGTACTTTACGCAAAGACAACACAGGATATGACTTGAAGCATTTGTTTATAG GGAGTGAGGGGTCTTTAGGAATCGTAACAAAGGTTTCCATACTTACCCCTCCGAAGTTGTCTTCAGTAAATCTAGCTTTTCTTGCTTGTGAAGATTATCTCAGCTGTCAG AAAATCTTGTTGGAAGCTAAGAGGAAGCTTGGAGAAATTCTTTCTGCATTCGAGTTTTTGGATATCAATGCTATGGATCTG GTTTTGAAACATATAGATGGTCTTCGTGATCCTTTGCCTTCTTCTAAGCACAACTTCTATGTTCTGATTGAGACTACTGGCAGCATGGAATCTCATGACAA GGAGAAGCTTGAAGCATTCCTTGTTCAGGCTATAGAAAGTGAATTGTTAACTGATGGAGTTGTAGCACAAGATATAAATCAAGCATCATCATTCTGGCGTATACGTGAG GGAGTACCTGAAGCTCTGTTGAAAGAAGGGGCTACTTATAAGTATGACTTGTCTTTGCCCCCAGAAAAGATGTACGATCTTGTAGAGGAAATGCGTGGACGTCTTG GTACTACATCAAATGTCGTGGCGTATGGTCACCTGGGAGATGGCAATCTACATCTTAACATTTCAACCCAACAATATGACGACAGT ATATTAGCTAAGATCGAACCTTTTGTATATGAGTGGACATCTAAGCAACGGGGAAGCATCAGTGCTGAGCATGGCATTGGACtgatgaaagcaagtaaaattcATTACAGCAAGTCAGCTGAAACT GTGCAAGTAATGGCGGCCATCAAGAAAGTTCTAGATCCTAATGGAATACTTAACCCGTATAAAGTTCTTCCAACTTCGGTATTATCGCAGAGTGGACGCCACCAACCAAACAAGGATTGA
- the LOC130986716 gene encoding D-2-hydroxyglutarate dehydrogenase, mitochondrial isoform X2, with translation MKYLTAATRLLRHSSRNLFDRRFNLKAFGSIRPSSSGRNYTSLRIYEQFMQDDYFHRKIMSKNFCFLRGSGVGILHCLGKFQNNGIGTHHRNLASTALIPERNKSFATINSDDISYFKKVLGGRGVVQDEEKLDDANTDWMRKYKGSSKLMLQPRSTQEVSQILDYCNSRCLAVVPQGGNTGLVGGSIPVHDEVIINIGSMNNILSFDKVSGILVCEAGCILENLISFLDNEGYIMPLDLGAKGSCQIGGNVSTNAGGLRLLRYGSLHGSVLGSEGSLGIVTKVSILTPPKLSSVNLAFLACEDYLSCQKILLEAKRKLGEILSAFEFLDINAMDLVLKHIDGLRDPLPSSKHNFYVLIETTGSMESHDKEKLEAFLVQAIESELLTDGVVAQDINQASSFWRIREGVPEALLKEGATYKYDLSLPPEKMYDLVEEMRGRLGTTSNVVAYGHLGDGNLHLNISTQQYDDSILAKIEPFVYEWTSKQRGSISAEHGIGLMKASKIHYSKSAETVQVMAAIKKVLDPNGILNPYKVLPTSVLSQSGRHQPNKD, from the exons ATGAAGTATTTGACAGCAGCGACTCGTCTACTCAGACATTCATCCAGAAACCTCTTCGATCGTCGCTTCAACCTTAAGGCTTTCGGTTCAATCCGCCCTTCGAGCTCAG GTCGTAATTACACATCTCTTCGGATTTATGAGCAGTTCATGCAAGATGATTACTTTCACAGAAAAATTATGTCGAAAAATTTTTGCTTTTTAAGAGGTTCTGGTGTTGGTATTCTACATTGCTTAGGTAAATTTCAGAACAATGGCATCGGAACACATCATAGAAATCTTGCTTCCACTGCCTTAATACCAGAGAGAAACAAGTCTTTTGCTACAATAAATTCAGATGATATAAGCTATTTCAAAAAAGTATTGGGTGGGAGAGGTGTGGTCCAGGACGAGGAAAAGCTGGATGATGCAAACACAGATTGGATGCGGAAGTACAAAGGCTCAAGTAAGCTTATGTTACAACCTCGAAGCACCCAGGAG GTTTCTCAGATTCTTGATTACTGTAATTCCAGATGCTTAGCTGTTGTACCCCAAGGTGGAAATACAGGTCTTGTGGGAGGAAGTATTCCTGTGCATGATGAG GTGATCATCAACATTGGCTCCATGAATAATATCCTTTCTTTTGACAAG GTTAGCGGCATACTGGTATGTGAAGCTGGATGCATTCTGGAAAACTTGATTTCGTTTCTCGATAATGAAGG ATATATTATGCCACTGGATTTGGGTGCTAAAGGAAGCTGCCAAATTGGTGGAAATGTTTCAACTAATGCTGGGGGCTTGCGCCTTCTCCGGTATGGTTCACTTCATGGAAGTGTTCTTG GGAGTGAGGGGTCTTTAGGAATCGTAACAAAGGTTTCCATACTTACCCCTCCGAAGTTGTCTTCAGTAAATCTAGCTTTTCTTGCTTGTGAAGATTATCTCAGCTGTCAG AAAATCTTGTTGGAAGCTAAGAGGAAGCTTGGAGAAATTCTTTCTGCATTCGAGTTTTTGGATATCAATGCTATGGATCTG GTTTTGAAACATATAGATGGTCTTCGTGATCCTTTGCCTTCTTCTAAGCACAACTTCTATGTTCTGATTGAGACTACTGGCAGCATGGAATCTCATGACAA GGAGAAGCTTGAAGCATTCCTTGTTCAGGCTATAGAAAGTGAATTGTTAACTGATGGAGTTGTAGCACAAGATATAAATCAAGCATCATCATTCTGGCGTATACGTGAG GGAGTACCTGAAGCTCTGTTGAAAGAAGGGGCTACTTATAAGTATGACTTGTCTTTGCCCCCAGAAAAGATGTACGATCTTGTAGAGGAAATGCGTGGACGTCTTG GTACTACATCAAATGTCGTGGCGTATGGTCACCTGGGAGATGGCAATCTACATCTTAACATTTCAACCCAACAATATGACGACAGT ATATTAGCTAAGATCGAACCTTTTGTATATGAGTGGACATCTAAGCAACGGGGAAGCATCAGTGCTGAGCATGGCATTGGACtgatgaaagcaagtaaaattcATTACAGCAAGTCAGCTGAAACT GTGCAAGTAATGGCGGCCATCAAGAAAGTTCTAGATCCTAATGGAATACTTAACCCGTATAAAGTTCTTCCAACTTCGGTATTATCGCAGAGTGGACGCCACCAACCAAACAAGGATTGA
- the LOC130986716 gene encoding D-2-hydroxyglutarate dehydrogenase, mitochondrial isoform X3, with the protein MKYLTAATRLLRHSSRNLFDRRFNLKAFGSIRPSSSGKFQNNGIGTHHRNLASTALIPERNKSFATINSDDISYFKKVLGGRGVVQDEEKLDDANTDWMRKYKGSSKLMLQPRSTQEVSQILDYCNSRCLAVVPQGGNTGLVGGSIPVHDEVIINIGSMNNILSFDKVSGILVCEAGCILENLISFLDNEGYIMPLDLGAKGSCQIGGNVSTNAGGLRLLRYGSLHGSVLGLEVVLANGTVLDMLGTLRKDNTGYDLKHLFIGSEGSLGIVTKVSILTPPKLSSVNLAFLACEDYLSCQKILLEAKRKLGEILSAFEFLDINAMDLVLKHIDGLRDPLPSSKHNFYVLIETTGSMESHDKEKLEAFLVQAIESELLTDGVVAQDINQASSFWRIREGVPEALLKEGATYKYDLSLPPEKMYDLVEEMRGRLGTTSNVVAYGHLGDGNLHLNISTQQYDDSILAKIEPFVYEWTSKQRGSISAEHGIGLMKASKIHYSKSAETVQVMAAIKKVLDPNGILNPYKVLPTSVLSQSGRHQPNKD; encoded by the exons ATGAAGTATTTGACAGCAGCGACTCGTCTACTCAGACATTCATCCAGAAACCTCTTCGATCGTCGCTTCAACCTTAAGGCTTTCGGTTCAATCCGCCCTTCGAGCTCAG GTAAATTTCAGAACAATGGCATCGGAACACATCATAGAAATCTTGCTTCCACTGCCTTAATACCAGAGAGAAACAAGTCTTTTGCTACAATAAATTCAGATGATATAAGCTATTTCAAAAAAGTATTGGGTGGGAGAGGTGTGGTCCAGGACGAGGAAAAGCTGGATGATGCAAACACAGATTGGATGCGGAAGTACAAAGGCTCAAGTAAGCTTATGTTACAACCTCGAAGCACCCAGGAG GTTTCTCAGATTCTTGATTACTGTAATTCCAGATGCTTAGCTGTTGTACCCCAAGGTGGAAATACAGGTCTTGTGGGAGGAAGTATTCCTGTGCATGATGAG GTGATCATCAACATTGGCTCCATGAATAATATCCTTTCTTTTGACAAG GTTAGCGGCATACTGGTATGTGAAGCTGGATGCATTCTGGAAAACTTGATTTCGTTTCTCGATAATGAAGG ATATATTATGCCACTGGATTTGGGTGCTAAAGGAAGCTGCCAAATTGGTGGAAATGTTTCAACTAATGCTGGGGGCTTGCGCCTTCTCCGGTATGGTTCACTTCATGGAAGTGTTCTTG GTCTTGAAGTTGTTTTAGCTAATGGTACTGTGCTTGATATGCTTGGTACTTTACGCAAAGACAACACAGGATATGACTTGAAGCATTTGTTTATAG GGAGTGAGGGGTCTTTAGGAATCGTAACAAAGGTTTCCATACTTACCCCTCCGAAGTTGTCTTCAGTAAATCTAGCTTTTCTTGCTTGTGAAGATTATCTCAGCTGTCAG AAAATCTTGTTGGAAGCTAAGAGGAAGCTTGGAGAAATTCTTTCTGCATTCGAGTTTTTGGATATCAATGCTATGGATCTG GTTTTGAAACATATAGATGGTCTTCGTGATCCTTTGCCTTCTTCTAAGCACAACTTCTATGTTCTGATTGAGACTACTGGCAGCATGGAATCTCATGACAA GGAGAAGCTTGAAGCATTCCTTGTTCAGGCTATAGAAAGTGAATTGTTAACTGATGGAGTTGTAGCACAAGATATAAATCAAGCATCATCATTCTGGCGTATACGTGAG GGAGTACCTGAAGCTCTGTTGAAAGAAGGGGCTACTTATAAGTATGACTTGTCTTTGCCCCCAGAAAAGATGTACGATCTTGTAGAGGAAATGCGTGGACGTCTTG GTACTACATCAAATGTCGTGGCGTATGGTCACCTGGGAGATGGCAATCTACATCTTAACATTTCAACCCAACAATATGACGACAGT ATATTAGCTAAGATCGAACCTTTTGTATATGAGTGGACATCTAAGCAACGGGGAAGCATCAGTGCTGAGCATGGCATTGGACtgatgaaagcaagtaaaattcATTACAGCAAGTCAGCTGAAACT GTGCAAGTAATGGCGGCCATCAAGAAAGTTCTAGATCCTAATGGAATACTTAACCCGTATAAAGTTCTTCCAACTTCGGTATTATCGCAGAGTGGACGCCACCAACCAAACAAGGATTGA
- the LOC130986716 gene encoding D-2-hydroxyglutarate dehydrogenase, mitochondrial isoform X4 produces MKYLTAATRLLRHSSRNLFDRRFNLKAFGSIRPSSSGKFQNNGIGTHHRNLASTALIPERNKSFATINSDDISYFKKVLGGRGVVQDEEKLDDANTDWMRKYKGSSKLMLQPRSTQEVSQILDYCNSRCLAVVPQGGNTGLVGGSIPVHDEVIINIGSMNNILSFDKVSGILVCEAGCILENLISFLDNEGYIMPLDLGAKGSCQIGGNVSTNAGGLRLLRYGSLHGSVLGSEGSLGIVTKVSILTPPKLSSVNLAFLACEDYLSCQKILLEAKRKLGEILSAFEFLDINAMDLVLKHIDGLRDPLPSSKHNFYVLIETTGSMESHDKEKLEAFLVQAIESELLTDGVVAQDINQASSFWRIREGVPEALLKEGATYKYDLSLPPEKMYDLVEEMRGRLGTTSNVVAYGHLGDGNLHLNISTQQYDDSILAKIEPFVYEWTSKQRGSISAEHGIGLMKASKIHYSKSAETVQVMAAIKKVLDPNGILNPYKVLPTSVLSQSGRHQPNKD; encoded by the exons ATGAAGTATTTGACAGCAGCGACTCGTCTACTCAGACATTCATCCAGAAACCTCTTCGATCGTCGCTTCAACCTTAAGGCTTTCGGTTCAATCCGCCCTTCGAGCTCAG GTAAATTTCAGAACAATGGCATCGGAACACATCATAGAAATCTTGCTTCCACTGCCTTAATACCAGAGAGAAACAAGTCTTTTGCTACAATAAATTCAGATGATATAAGCTATTTCAAAAAAGTATTGGGTGGGAGAGGTGTGGTCCAGGACGAGGAAAAGCTGGATGATGCAAACACAGATTGGATGCGGAAGTACAAAGGCTCAAGTAAGCTTATGTTACAACCTCGAAGCACCCAGGAG GTTTCTCAGATTCTTGATTACTGTAATTCCAGATGCTTAGCTGTTGTACCCCAAGGTGGAAATACAGGTCTTGTGGGAGGAAGTATTCCTGTGCATGATGAG GTGATCATCAACATTGGCTCCATGAATAATATCCTTTCTTTTGACAAG GTTAGCGGCATACTGGTATGTGAAGCTGGATGCATTCTGGAAAACTTGATTTCGTTTCTCGATAATGAAGG ATATATTATGCCACTGGATTTGGGTGCTAAAGGAAGCTGCCAAATTGGTGGAAATGTTTCAACTAATGCTGGGGGCTTGCGCCTTCTCCGGTATGGTTCACTTCATGGAAGTGTTCTTG GGAGTGAGGGGTCTTTAGGAATCGTAACAAAGGTTTCCATACTTACCCCTCCGAAGTTGTCTTCAGTAAATCTAGCTTTTCTTGCTTGTGAAGATTATCTCAGCTGTCAG AAAATCTTGTTGGAAGCTAAGAGGAAGCTTGGAGAAATTCTTTCTGCATTCGAGTTTTTGGATATCAATGCTATGGATCTG GTTTTGAAACATATAGATGGTCTTCGTGATCCTTTGCCTTCTTCTAAGCACAACTTCTATGTTCTGATTGAGACTACTGGCAGCATGGAATCTCATGACAA GGAGAAGCTTGAAGCATTCCTTGTTCAGGCTATAGAAAGTGAATTGTTAACTGATGGAGTTGTAGCACAAGATATAAATCAAGCATCATCATTCTGGCGTATACGTGAG GGAGTACCTGAAGCTCTGTTGAAAGAAGGGGCTACTTATAAGTATGACTTGTCTTTGCCCCCAGAAAAGATGTACGATCTTGTAGAGGAAATGCGTGGACGTCTTG GTACTACATCAAATGTCGTGGCGTATGGTCACCTGGGAGATGGCAATCTACATCTTAACATTTCAACCCAACAATATGACGACAGT ATATTAGCTAAGATCGAACCTTTTGTATATGAGTGGACATCTAAGCAACGGGGAAGCATCAGTGCTGAGCATGGCATTGGACtgatgaaagcaagtaaaattcATTACAGCAAGTCAGCTGAAACT GTGCAAGTAATGGCGGCCATCAAGAAAGTTCTAGATCCTAATGGAATACTTAACCCGTATAAAGTTCTTCCAACTTCGGTATTATCGCAGAGTGGACGCCACCAACCAAACAAGGATTGA
- the LOC130986716 gene encoding D-2-hydroxyglutarate dehydrogenase, mitochondrial isoform X7 — protein sequence MMQTQIGCGSTKAQVSQILDYCNSRCLAVVPQGGNTGLVGGSIPVHDEVIINIGSMNNILSFDKVSGILVCEAGCILENLISFLDNEGYIMPLDLGAKGSCQIGGNVSTNAGGLRLLRYGSLHGSVLGLEVVLANGTVLDMLGTLRKDNTGYDLKHLFIGSEGSLGIVTKVSILTPPKLSSVNLAFLACEDYLSCQKILLEAKRKLGEILSAFEFLDINAMDLVLKHIDGLRDPLPSSKHNFYVLIETTGSMESHDKEKLEAFLVQAIESELLTDGVVAQDINQASSFWRIREGVPEALLKEGATYKYDLSLPPEKMYDLVEEMRGRLGTTSNVVAYGHLGDGNLHLNISTQQYDDSILAKIEPFVYEWTSKQRGSISAEHGIGLMKASKIHYSKSAETVQVMAAIKKVLDPNGILNPYKVLPTSVLSQSGRHQPNKD from the exons ATGATGCAAACACAGATTGGATGCGGAAGTACAAAGGCTCAA GTTTCTCAGATTCTTGATTACTGTAATTCCAGATGCTTAGCTGTTGTACCCCAAGGTGGAAATACAGGTCTTGTGGGAGGAAGTATTCCTGTGCATGATGAG GTGATCATCAACATTGGCTCCATGAATAATATCCTTTCTTTTGACAAG GTTAGCGGCATACTGGTATGTGAAGCTGGATGCATTCTGGAAAACTTGATTTCGTTTCTCGATAATGAAGG ATATATTATGCCACTGGATTTGGGTGCTAAAGGAAGCTGCCAAATTGGTGGAAATGTTTCAACTAATGCTGGGGGCTTGCGCCTTCTCCGGTATGGTTCACTTCATGGAAGTGTTCTTG GTCTTGAAGTTGTTTTAGCTAATGGTACTGTGCTTGATATGCTTGGTACTTTACGCAAAGACAACACAGGATATGACTTGAAGCATTTGTTTATAG GGAGTGAGGGGTCTTTAGGAATCGTAACAAAGGTTTCCATACTTACCCCTCCGAAGTTGTCTTCAGTAAATCTAGCTTTTCTTGCTTGTGAAGATTATCTCAGCTGTCAG AAAATCTTGTTGGAAGCTAAGAGGAAGCTTGGAGAAATTCTTTCTGCATTCGAGTTTTTGGATATCAATGCTATGGATCTG GTTTTGAAACATATAGATGGTCTTCGTGATCCTTTGCCTTCTTCTAAGCACAACTTCTATGTTCTGATTGAGACTACTGGCAGCATGGAATCTCATGACAA GGAGAAGCTTGAAGCATTCCTTGTTCAGGCTATAGAAAGTGAATTGTTAACTGATGGAGTTGTAGCACAAGATATAAATCAAGCATCATCATTCTGGCGTATACGTGAG GGAGTACCTGAAGCTCTGTTGAAAGAAGGGGCTACTTATAAGTATGACTTGTCTTTGCCCCCAGAAAAGATGTACGATCTTGTAGAGGAAATGCGTGGACGTCTTG GTACTACATCAAATGTCGTGGCGTATGGTCACCTGGGAGATGGCAATCTACATCTTAACATTTCAACCCAACAATATGACGACAGT ATATTAGCTAAGATCGAACCTTTTGTATATGAGTGGACATCTAAGCAACGGGGAAGCATCAGTGCTGAGCATGGCATTGGACtgatgaaagcaagtaaaattcATTACAGCAAGTCAGCTGAAACT GTGCAAGTAATGGCGGCCATCAAGAAAGTTCTAGATCCTAATGGAATACTTAACCCGTATAAAGTTCTTCCAACTTCGGTATTATCGCAGAGTGGACGCCACCAACCAAACAAGGATTGA
- the LOC130986716 gene encoding D-2-hydroxyglutarate dehydrogenase, mitochondrial isoform X6, producing the protein MMQTQIGCGSTKAQVSLCYNLEAPRRCLAVVPQGGNTGLVGGSIPVHDEVIINIGSMNNILSFDKVSGILVCEAGCILENLISFLDNEGYIMPLDLGAKGSCQIGGNVSTNAGGLRLLRYGSLHGSVLGLEVVLANGTVLDMLGTLRKDNTGYDLKHLFIGSEGSLGIVTKVSILTPPKLSSVNLAFLACEDYLSCQKILLEAKRKLGEILSAFEFLDINAMDLVLKHIDGLRDPLPSSKHNFYVLIETTGSMESHDKEKLEAFLVQAIESELLTDGVVAQDINQASSFWRIREGVPEALLKEGATYKYDLSLPPEKMYDLVEEMRGRLGTTSNVVAYGHLGDGNLHLNISTQQYDDSILAKIEPFVYEWTSKQRGSISAEHGIGLMKASKIHYSKSAETVQVMAAIKKVLDPNGILNPYKVLPTSVLSQSGRHQPNKD; encoded by the exons ATGATGCAAACACAGATTGGATGCGGAAGTACAAAGGCTCAAGTAAGCTTATGTTACAACCTCGAAGCACCCAGGAG ATGCTTAGCTGTTGTACCCCAAGGTGGAAATACAGGTCTTGTGGGAGGAAGTATTCCTGTGCATGATGAG GTGATCATCAACATTGGCTCCATGAATAATATCCTTTCTTTTGACAAG GTTAGCGGCATACTGGTATGTGAAGCTGGATGCATTCTGGAAAACTTGATTTCGTTTCTCGATAATGAAGG ATATATTATGCCACTGGATTTGGGTGCTAAAGGAAGCTGCCAAATTGGTGGAAATGTTTCAACTAATGCTGGGGGCTTGCGCCTTCTCCGGTATGGTTCACTTCATGGAAGTGTTCTTG GTCTTGAAGTTGTTTTAGCTAATGGTACTGTGCTTGATATGCTTGGTACTTTACGCAAAGACAACACAGGATATGACTTGAAGCATTTGTTTATAG GGAGTGAGGGGTCTTTAGGAATCGTAACAAAGGTTTCCATACTTACCCCTCCGAAGTTGTCTTCAGTAAATCTAGCTTTTCTTGCTTGTGAAGATTATCTCAGCTGTCAG AAAATCTTGTTGGAAGCTAAGAGGAAGCTTGGAGAAATTCTTTCTGCATTCGAGTTTTTGGATATCAATGCTATGGATCTG GTTTTGAAACATATAGATGGTCTTCGTGATCCTTTGCCTTCTTCTAAGCACAACTTCTATGTTCTGATTGAGACTACTGGCAGCATGGAATCTCATGACAA GGAGAAGCTTGAAGCATTCCTTGTTCAGGCTATAGAAAGTGAATTGTTAACTGATGGAGTTGTAGCACAAGATATAAATCAAGCATCATCATTCTGGCGTATACGTGAG GGAGTACCTGAAGCTCTGTTGAAAGAAGGGGCTACTTATAAGTATGACTTGTCTTTGCCCCCAGAAAAGATGTACGATCTTGTAGAGGAAATGCGTGGACGTCTTG GTACTACATCAAATGTCGTGGCGTATGGTCACCTGGGAGATGGCAATCTACATCTTAACATTTCAACCCAACAATATGACGACAGT ATATTAGCTAAGATCGAACCTTTTGTATATGAGTGGACATCTAAGCAACGGGGAAGCATCAGTGCTGAGCATGGCATTGGACtgatgaaagcaagtaaaattcATTACAGCAAGTCAGCTGAAACT GTGCAAGTAATGGCGGCCATCAAGAAAGTTCTAGATCCTAATGGAATACTTAACCCGTATAAAGTTCTTCCAACTTCGGTATTATCGCAGAGTGGACGCCACCAACCAAACAAGGATTGA
- the LOC130986716 gene encoding D-2-hydroxyglutarate dehydrogenase, mitochondrial isoform X5, which translates to MRKYKGSSKLMLQPRSTQEVSQILDYCNSRCLAVVPQGGNTGLVGGSIPVHDEVIINIGSMNNILSFDKVSGILVCEAGCILENLISFLDNEGYIMPLDLGAKGSCQIGGNVSTNAGGLRLLRYGSLHGSVLGLEVVLANGTVLDMLGTLRKDNTGYDLKHLFIGSEGSLGIVTKVSILTPPKLSSVNLAFLACEDYLSCQKILLEAKRKLGEILSAFEFLDINAMDLVLKHIDGLRDPLPSSKHNFYVLIETTGSMESHDKEKLEAFLVQAIESELLTDGVVAQDINQASSFWRIREGVPEALLKEGATYKYDLSLPPEKMYDLVEEMRGRLGTTSNVVAYGHLGDGNLHLNISTQQYDDSILAKIEPFVYEWTSKQRGSISAEHGIGLMKASKIHYSKSAETVQVMAAIKKVLDPNGILNPYKVLPTSVLSQSGRHQPNKD; encoded by the exons ATGCGGAAGTACAAAGGCTCAAGTAAGCTTATGTTACAACCTCGAAGCACCCAGGAG GTTTCTCAGATTCTTGATTACTGTAATTCCAGATGCTTAGCTGTTGTACCCCAAGGTGGAAATACAGGTCTTGTGGGAGGAAGTATTCCTGTGCATGATGAG GTGATCATCAACATTGGCTCCATGAATAATATCCTTTCTTTTGACAAG GTTAGCGGCATACTGGTATGTGAAGCTGGATGCATTCTGGAAAACTTGATTTCGTTTCTCGATAATGAAGG ATATATTATGCCACTGGATTTGGGTGCTAAAGGAAGCTGCCAAATTGGTGGAAATGTTTCAACTAATGCTGGGGGCTTGCGCCTTCTCCGGTATGGTTCACTTCATGGAAGTGTTCTTG GTCTTGAAGTTGTTTTAGCTAATGGTACTGTGCTTGATATGCTTGGTACTTTACGCAAAGACAACACAGGATATGACTTGAAGCATTTGTTTATAG GGAGTGAGGGGTCTTTAGGAATCGTAACAAAGGTTTCCATACTTACCCCTCCGAAGTTGTCTTCAGTAAATCTAGCTTTTCTTGCTTGTGAAGATTATCTCAGCTGTCAG AAAATCTTGTTGGAAGCTAAGAGGAAGCTTGGAGAAATTCTTTCTGCATTCGAGTTTTTGGATATCAATGCTATGGATCTG GTTTTGAAACATATAGATGGTCTTCGTGATCCTTTGCCTTCTTCTAAGCACAACTTCTATGTTCTGATTGAGACTACTGGCAGCATGGAATCTCATGACAA GGAGAAGCTTGAAGCATTCCTTGTTCAGGCTATAGAAAGTGAATTGTTAACTGATGGAGTTGTAGCACAAGATATAAATCAAGCATCATCATTCTGGCGTATACGTGAG GGAGTACCTGAAGCTCTGTTGAAAGAAGGGGCTACTTATAAGTATGACTTGTCTTTGCCCCCAGAAAAGATGTACGATCTTGTAGAGGAAATGCGTGGACGTCTTG GTACTACATCAAATGTCGTGGCGTATGGTCACCTGGGAGATGGCAATCTACATCTTAACATTTCAACCCAACAATATGACGACAGT ATATTAGCTAAGATCGAACCTTTTGTATATGAGTGGACATCTAAGCAACGGGGAAGCATCAGTGCTGAGCATGGCATTGGACtgatgaaagcaagtaaaattcATTACAGCAAGTCAGCTGAAACT GTGCAAGTAATGGCGGCCATCAAGAAAGTTCTAGATCCTAATGGAATACTTAACCCGTATAAAGTTCTTCCAACTTCGGTATTATCGCAGAGTGGACGCCACCAACCAAACAAGGATTGA